Proteins found in one Carcharodon carcharias isolate sCarCar2 chromosome 8, sCarCar2.pri, whole genome shotgun sequence genomic segment:
- the LOC121280968 gene encoding probable G-protein coupled receptor 21 has protein sequence MNSSWEGNNTNRPFCLLGFSYYETVNICLLEVIIIVFLTVLIISGNLIVILVFHCAPLLNHHTTSYFIQTMAYADLFVGISCLVPSLSLLHYPTGSHESLTCKFFGYIVSVLKSISMTSLACISVDRYIAITKPLSYSQLVTPWRLRVCIIIIWLYSCIVFLPSFFGWGKPGYHGDIFEWCANSWETNVYFAGFIVVLLYAPAAFVVCFTYFNIFRICQHHTKEISERRARFNTQEEASTENPPSSEKHYAMVLFRITSVFYVLWLPYIIYFLLESAHIYDSPEISFLTTWLAISNSFCNCVIYSLSNSAFRKGLKRLSGAVCASCICTKELKCMASHTFSVSHLIIP, from the exons ATGAACTCTTCCTGGGAAGGAAACAATACTAACCGACCATTCTGTCTTTTGGGATTCAGTTACTACGAAACAGTTAACATTTGTCTCCTGGAAGTAATCATCATTGTTTTTCTCACTGTGTTAATCATTTCAGGTAACCTTATTGTTATATTGGTATTTCATTGTGCACCTCTTTTGAATCATCATACTACAAGTTATTTCATTCAGACCATGGCGTATGCTGATCTTTTTGTTGGAATCAGTTGCTTGGTTCCTTCTTTGTCCCTTCTACACTATCCGACAGGTTCCCACGAATCTTTAACGTGCAAATTTTTTGGATATATTGTGTCCGTCTTGAAAAGCATCTCGATGACCTCTCTGGCCTGCATCAGCGTTGATCGATACATTGCAATTACCAAACCACTATCTTACAGTCAGCTGGTCACACCATGGAGGTTGCGTGTTTGCATTATAATAATCTGGCTGTACTCCTGCATTGTATTCCTCCCTTCTTTTTTTGGCTGGGGGAAGCCGGGCTATCATGGAGACATTTTTGAATGGTGTGCTAATTCCTGGGAAACGAACGTTTACTTTGCAGGATTTATCGTGGTTTTACTGTATGCTCCTGCTGCTTTTGTAGTCTGTTTTACCTATTTCAACATATTCAGAATATGCCAACACCACACTAAGGAAATCAGTGAAAGACGTGCTCGGTTTAATACACAAGAAGAGGCATCAACAGAAAATCCACCTAGTTCTGAGAAACATTATGCTATGGTTTTGTTTCGAATCACCAGTGTGTTTTACGTCCTTTGGCTTCCGTACATCATTTATTTCCTCCTTGAAAGCGCTCACATTTATGATAGTCCAGAAATATCTTTTCTGACCACCTGGCTTGCCATTAGCAATAGCTTCTGTAACTGTGTTATTTACAGCCTCTCCAACAGCGCCTTTCGTAAGGGCCTCAAACGCCTCTCAGGTGCTGTCTGTGCTTCGTGTATCTG TACAAAGGAACTAAAATGTATGGCGAGCCATACCTTTTCAGTCTCCCATTTGATAATTCCATGA